The following are encoded in a window of Rubellicoccus peritrichatus genomic DNA:
- a CDS encoding SPFH domain-containing protein produces the protein MSFIISFIVGIILTLIAIPAIYKLGGQLQLWRIVPEKTVLVYTLFGKVIGTMEEPGINLPITQLGPRAFLVPYFGKVYTVSTTIHQYYLRNQLVNSEEGAPMGVGIWYECYISNPTAYLFENSDPVRSLSANVSTAVIKQLSNLQLDVLLEDRDALSRKVRTEVSPTSEQWGFTLGSTYIRKVAFRDEGMIKEIERKVVNRLRQVTASMRQDGENRVAIIRSNAEKEASRRLGKAQAVRPKVVGEALSEIRENEVVAEALFELLDLQATLKSEGKIIINSGHTPNDGTGILLNT, from the coding sequence ATGTCATTTATTATATCTTTTATCGTTGGTATCATTTTAACCCTTATTGCGATACCTGCTATCTACAAGCTCGGTGGTCAGCTGCAACTCTGGCGCATTGTTCCGGAAAAGACCGTGCTGGTTTATACACTTTTTGGAAAAGTCATCGGTACGATGGAAGAACCTGGTATCAACTTGCCAATTACTCAATTGGGACCTCGGGCATTTCTTGTTCCGTACTTTGGTAAGGTTTATACGGTATCAACAACTATTCATCAGTATTACCTTCGGAATCAGTTGGTTAACTCCGAAGAAGGTGCACCGATGGGAGTAGGGATTTGGTATGAATGCTACATCAGTAATCCCACGGCTTATCTTTTTGAAAATTCAGATCCCGTTCGGTCTTTGTCGGCCAATGTTTCCACGGCGGTGATTAAGCAGCTTTCCAATCTGCAGCTTGATGTACTCCTTGAGGACCGTGATGCTCTCTCACGCAAAGTGCGCACTGAAGTTTCACCAACATCAGAGCAGTGGGGCTTCACGCTTGGTTCTACCTACATCCGTAAAGTCGCTTTTAGAGACGAAGGCATGATTAAGGAAATTGAAAGAAAAGTTGTCAACCGATTGAGGCAAGTGACGGCTTCGATGCGCCAGGACGGGGAGAATCGTGTCGCAATCATTCGTTCCAATGCAGAGAAAGAGGCTTCACGCCGATTAGGGAAAGCGCAGGCAGTTCGTCCCAAGGTTGTTGGTGAAGCCTTGTCTGAAATCCGTGAGAACGAAGTTGTGGCGGAGGCCCTGTTCGAGTTACTGGACTTGCAAGCTACTTTGAAGAGCGAAGGAAAGATCATCATTAACTCCGGCCATACTCCGAATGATGGGACAGGGATTTTGTTAAATACCTGA
- a CDS encoding SPFH domain-containing protein, producing MEIAVLLIGMVIAAVAVFLYGFYTVGPTERGVLTSFGRAQRLGNKSTIDDPELGALLSDEEKLRYNYPVIQVIKPGGPYFKWPWQKLIKVDMTIQTTNITWDPDIAQSSIDSVTKDNLTVEISGQIRWRPSERNLYAYVFAVENPTAHIMGYFISVLRDRIATFSNEHEDGEMELTEGISINDLRKNVSTINQYMEDSSRKTAARYGIELDAALITTIDPPPEVDEALASINTTSNNVAAEISQAKAEADQTLKMAEQAVQIAENQANAEAAPLLELSETLSRMHATGGREALDSYIRNASLPLREKAAQTIITLNAKNS from the coding sequence ATGGAAATAGCTGTATTATTAATCGGGATGGTTATCGCTGCGGTTGCTGTCTTTCTCTACGGGTTTTATACTGTTGGGCCCACGGAACGAGGGGTGCTCACTTCCTTCGGGCGAGCGCAACGCCTTGGCAATAAATCAACAATTGATGATCCTGAGTTGGGTGCGCTTCTTTCAGATGAAGAAAAGCTGCGCTACAATTATCCTGTGATTCAAGTCATAAAGCCAGGCGGTCCTTACTTTAAGTGGCCGTGGCAAAAGTTGATCAAGGTCGATATGACGATTCAGACAACGAATATTACCTGGGACCCTGATATTGCCCAAAGTTCGATCGATTCCGTCACGAAAGACAATCTGACTGTTGAGATTTCAGGGCAGATTCGTTGGCGACCCTCTGAGCGTAATCTTTACGCCTATGTGTTTGCGGTTGAGAATCCAACAGCACACATCATGGGATATTTTATTTCAGTCTTAAGAGACCGCATTGCCACGTTCAGTAACGAACATGAAGATGGAGAGATGGAGCTGACGGAAGGCATTTCCATTAATGATCTGCGTAAAAACGTTTCCACGATCAATCAGTATATGGAAGACAGCAGCAGGAAGACGGCGGCTCGCTATGGGATCGAATTGGATGCTGCGCTAATTACGACAATTGACCCGCCACCCGAAGTGGATGAAGCACTCGCATCGATCAATACGACTAGTAATAATGTTGCTGCTGAAATATCACAGGCAAAGGCCGAGGCTGATCAAACGCTAAAAATGGCGGAGCAGGCCGTGCAAATCGCAGAGAATCAAGCAAACGCTGAAGCGGCTCCTCTACTTGAATTGTCAGAAACACTTTCAAGGATGCATGCAACTGGAGGACGTGAGGCACTGGATTCTTATATCAGGAATGCATCATTGCCACTTCGTGAAAAAGCGGCACAAACCATCATTACTCTGAACGCAAAGAATTCATAA
- a CDS encoding pitrilysin family protein, with translation MLSSKADSSDAVRDALTRDPATRFTLPNGLTVIHKADHSAALASIQVWVKTGSIHEGEWLGAGLSHFLEHMLFKGTSRRDPLDISREVHAAGGYINAYTTYDRTVYYIDVPSESAETAFDILGDMTFSASLADDGFATERDVILREIAMGEDDADRKLFHGFARTVYHKHPYQHPVIGWKEQFEQVDVEALRTYYRQRYIPNNATLVVVGSLSQGEVLELAEKHFGQAPRAACPPIYIPDEPTQLAARSDRLYGDYQIERGMLGYRVPGLGHPDLPALEILAHALGHGQSSILWQRLREEKRLVHQIDASCWTPGKEAMLWVGYACDPGKREPVEAEVAAVLDEATTMAFPEGAVRKAVNQSIVSEINARKTMSGQAARLGAAEVVLGDLGYPGRHLALLEQVSPEMLNRVAKEYLHPDRQTSISLVPDDQKKEAAALSSKANDVQLFSEERLSNGARLLLQPGAELPKVHMRLVCLGGILHEPQDQRGISGILASLMVRDTEKRNAKEVAEAVESIGGSFSEFIGNNTFGFSIEVLPGDLPLALDLLDQSLNHLRMDQRTFEVEKAGQIASIREENDEILDRGRKLLRRRFFGEHPYAIDYLGVIEDLEKLEIADIEAARKIQLNGDSVVLSVSGYFESDDLAPKLREILGQVHQREKASEVLQAELQATIEVKETMEREQAVVLRGYPDVGVRSKDFIVSDVLNEVFSGMSSVLFNRVREERGLAYYVGSSRVPGLDSGMFYFYAGTQPDKTDEVTKEILGEIDRICRGNFEEGELEACLTRMSVQKRQSLQSPGSRSMQAALNALYDQPLNGWKNYDERLAAVTPERLAEHARSIFKPEHVVAVVVGPE, from the coding sequence ATGCTCTCTTCTAAAGCTGACTCCTCCGATGCTGTGCGTGATGCGTTGACCCGTGATCCGGCGACTCGTTTTACCTTACCCAATGGTCTGACGGTTATCCATAAAGCGGATCACAGTGCTGCCCTGGCTTCGATTCAGGTTTGGGTTAAGACTGGGAGTATTCATGAAGGAGAATGGTTGGGAGCCGGGCTTTCACATTTCCTTGAGCATATGCTTTTTAAGGGAACGTCTCGTCGTGATCCTCTCGACATCAGCCGGGAGGTGCATGCGGCCGGTGGTTACATCAATGCCTATACGACTTACGACCGGACTGTTTACTATATCGATGTCCCGAGCGAGTCTGCCGAAACTGCCTTTGACATATTGGGGGATATGACATTTTCCGCTAGTTTGGCTGATGATGGTTTTGCCACCGAGCGTGATGTGATTTTGCGTGAAATTGCCATGGGGGAGGATGATGCTGATCGAAAGCTATTTCATGGCTTTGCCCGAACAGTTTATCATAAACATCCTTACCAGCATCCGGTTATTGGCTGGAAAGAGCAGTTTGAGCAAGTGGATGTAGAGGCCTTACGGACTTATTATCGTCAGCGATACATTCCGAATAATGCCACCCTTGTCGTGGTTGGCTCCCTGTCGCAGGGAGAAGTGCTTGAGTTGGCTGAGAAGCATTTTGGCCAAGCACCGAGAGCTGCCTGTCCGCCCATCTACATTCCGGATGAGCCAACTCAGCTTGCGGCACGGAGTGATCGCTTGTATGGGGATTATCAGATCGAGCGTGGAATGTTGGGCTATCGTGTCCCCGGGCTGGGGCACCCTGATCTTCCAGCTCTGGAAATTCTCGCCCACGCGCTTGGCCATGGCCAAAGCTCTATCCTCTGGCAGCGTTTACGTGAAGAGAAACGTCTGGTTCATCAGATCGATGCCTCTTGCTGGACGCCTGGTAAGGAGGCGATGTTATGGGTCGGCTATGCCTGTGATCCTGGTAAGCGTGAACCGGTGGAAGCTGAGGTGGCTGCAGTTCTCGACGAGGCAACAACCATGGCTTTTCCAGAAGGTGCGGTTCGTAAGGCCGTTAACCAGTCAATCGTTAGCGAGATCAATGCACGCAAAACCATGAGTGGTCAGGCTGCCCGTCTTGGGGCAGCTGAGGTCGTCTTAGGTGACCTTGGTTATCCTGGTAGGCATTTGGCATTATTGGAACAGGTCAGCCCGGAGATGCTCAACCGTGTTGCCAAAGAATATCTTCATCCCGATCGGCAAACGAGTATTTCATTGGTTCCTGATGACCAGAAGAAAGAAGCGGCTGCTCTCAGTTCAAAAGCCAATGATGTTCAGTTATTCTCAGAAGAGCGTTTGAGCAACGGAGCGCGTCTTCTGCTTCAACCGGGGGCCGAACTTCCCAAAGTGCATATGCGTTTGGTTTGCCTTGGCGGTATTCTGCATGAGCCTCAGGACCAGCGCGGCATCAGCGGAATCCTTGCTTCGCTGATGGTTCGTGATACAGAAAAGCGGAATGCAAAAGAAGTGGCTGAAGCAGTTGAATCAATTGGAGGGAGCTTTTCTGAGTTTATTGGAAATAATACTTTTGGCTTCAGTATTGAAGTGCTTCCCGGAGACCTGCCTCTGGCGCTCGATTTGCTTGATCAGTCCTTGAACCATCTTCGTATGGATCAGCGTACTTTTGAGGTCGAGAAGGCTGGCCAGATCGCTTCCATTCGCGAAGAAAATGATGAGATTCTTGATCGCGGGCGGAAACTTTTGCGTCGTCGTTTTTTTGGCGAACATCCATACGCTATTGATTATCTGGGCGTGATCGAGGACTTGGAAAAGCTGGAGATTGCCGATATTGAAGCAGCTAGGAAAATACAACTGAATGGAGATTCGGTTGTCCTGTCTGTTAGCGGGTATTTTGAAAGTGATGATCTGGCGCCAAAGCTTCGAGAAATTCTTGGTCAGGTGCATCAACGCGAGAAAGCATCCGAGGTTTTGCAAGCTGAACTTCAAGCCACGATTGAGGTTAAGGAAACCATGGAACGCGAACAAGCAGTGGTCCTTCGCGGTTATCCCGATGTTGGTGTTCGCAGTAAAGATTTTATTGTCAGTGACGTCTTGAATGAAGTTTTCAGTGGAATGTCATCTGTACTCTTCAACCGCGTTCGTGAAGAGCGGGGGCTGGCCTACTATGTTGGCTCCAGTCGTGTGCCTGGGCTCGATTCCGGAATGTTCTATTTCTACGCCGGAACCCAACCGGATAAGACGGATGAGGTGACCAAAGAGATCCTTGGGGAAATTGATCGTATATGCAGGGGGAACTTCGAAGAAGGTGAGTTGGAGGCTTGCTTGACGCGCATGTCTGTTCAGAAACGCCAGAGTTTACAATCTCCAGGTTCACGTAGTATGCAGGCAGCTTTGAATGCCCTATATGACCAACCGCTCAATGGGTGGAAAAATTATGATGAAAGACTGGCGGCTGTAACACCTGAGCGCCTGGCCGAACATGCTAGAAGTATTTTCAAGCCGGAACATGTAGTCGCAGTTGTAGTTGGGCCAGAGTGA
- a CDS encoding Minf_1886 family protein — MSTTSFSDVVDTIRNDDPRFEKGAYFFVRQGLDHTIKALKDSPERSSNHVTGQELLSGIREFALEQYGPMAFTLLNNWGVRRCEDFGDIVFHLVEAGVLGRTESDRKEDFAGAYDFEDAFLAPFRPASQRSDSNN, encoded by the coding sequence ATGTCTACAACGAGTTTTTCTGATGTCGTTGACACGATTCGCAACGATGACCCCCGGTTTGAGAAAGGGGCTTACTTTTTTGTGCGCCAGGGACTGGACCATACGATCAAAGCCTTGAAGGACTCGCCCGAGCGTTCATCGAACCACGTGACTGGGCAGGAGTTGCTTTCCGGCATTCGTGAATTTGCTCTGGAACAGTATGGTCCTATGGCCTTCACTCTTCTTAATAATTGGGGTGTCAGGCGTTGTGAGGATTTCGGCGATATCGTTTTCCACCTGGTTGAGGCAGGGGTGCTTGGTAGAACCGAAAGTGATAGGAAAGAGGACTTTGCTGGTGCTTATGACTTTGAAGATGCATTTTTGGCGCCATTCAGGCCGGCTTCACAGCGAAGTGATTCGAATAACTAA
- a CDS encoding cysteine hydrolase family protein has product MGNPFWGDPHASWIFHPAYLIEFSVDGRPKLCISISVMYPYPGLHVSECHRLIVVDTQKQFLNSNTESVVSGIDAMMPHFQRVVASQIELDPNSMFFRLKKWAPAKVGSTGHELAIKTDGLLQNQFHVTRKSFISAYTEDAATFLAAKPGETIHICGMDTDMCVLQTGIDVMRAGMRPVILKDLCMSFAGSSMHEHAVIQCKRFFGRDQVL; this is encoded by the coding sequence ATGGGCAATCCCTTCTGGGGGGATCCTCATGCTTCATGGATCTTCCATCCAGCATACCTCATTGAGTTCTCTGTTGATGGTCGGCCAAAATTATGTATCTCCATTTCAGTCATGTATCCGTATCCAGGCCTACACGTCTCTGAGTGCCATCGGCTGATTGTTGTCGATACGCAAAAGCAGTTCCTGAATTCAAACACAGAGTCGGTGGTTTCGGGGATTGATGCAATGATGCCGCATTTTCAGCGTGTAGTTGCGAGTCAGATTGAATTGGATCCGAATTCGATGTTTTTTAGGCTAAAAAAATGGGCACCTGCCAAGGTTGGTTCAACCGGGCACGAACTCGCAATTAAGACCGACGGATTGCTGCAGAATCAATTTCATGTGACTAGGAAATCATTCATTTCAGCTTACACAGAGGATGCAGCGACCTTTCTTGCAGCCAAACCTGGCGAAACAATCCACATTTGCGGCATGGATACAGACATGTGTGTCCTCCAGACCGGGATCGATGTGATGCGAGCAGGCATGCGCCCGGTCATTCTCAAAGACCTTTGCATGTCATTTGCTGGTTCAAGTATGCATGAACATGCTGTAATTCAGTGTAAGCGTTTTTTCGGCCGCGATCAGGTCTTGTAA
- a CDS encoding helix-turn-helix domain-containing protein, which produces MKALESESMVSNGSPVNLSSTLANSEVFLTFQSAYKNLTGMSLWLKSSSKDSSSCGKCEEANPFCYLLSAHKKCCRECLGYQTHGKQNPDRAANTNRCFAGISNTQIPISRNERTIGCLSTGFVSLDDQEPDNFQKIKRKLRDDGIDADMPSLEKAWKQTQLIQKSDYDSSIQLASTFANHLAMMAEHEVPNLMLATRSNCNPALERAIDYIKAHLQDPLSLDEVANAVNISRCYFSRLFKEKFGVSFTTYVSSLRVEQTKQLLIRSDLSITEIAFKVGFQSMSQFNRTFKDFEQQTPSTFRKRTKGSGQRPRWTSVD; this is translated from the coding sequence ATGAAGGCACTTGAATCGGAATCCATGGTTTCCAATGGCAGCCCTGTCAATCTCAGTTCGACTCTCGCGAATTCAGAAGTTTTTCTTACTTTCCAGTCTGCATACAAGAATCTGACAGGCATGAGCCTATGGCTGAAATCCAGCTCCAAAGACAGCTCATCTTGTGGCAAATGTGAGGAAGCCAATCCGTTTTGCTATTTGCTTTCCGCTCACAAAAAGTGCTGTCGAGAATGCCTTGGTTATCAGACGCACGGAAAACAGAACCCAGACCGAGCGGCGAATACCAATCGATGCTTTGCCGGAATTTCAAACACGCAAATTCCAATCTCGAGGAATGAGCGCACCATTGGTTGCTTAAGCACCGGTTTTGTCTCACTGGATGATCAGGAGCCTGACAACTTTCAAAAAATTAAACGTAAGCTGAGGGATGATGGCATCGATGCAGACATGCCTTCACTGGAAAAAGCCTGGAAGCAAACCCAGCTCATTCAAAAGTCAGACTACGACTCCAGCATTCAACTCGCTTCCACTTTTGCCAACCATCTAGCCATGATGGCTGAACATGAGGTGCCCAACTTGATGTTAGCAACCCGGAGCAACTGCAACCCTGCCCTGGAACGGGCTATAGATTATATTAAAGCACACTTGCAGGATCCACTTTCACTCGATGAAGTAGCGAATGCTGTAAACATCAGCCGATGCTACTTCAGCCGGCTTTTCAAAGAAAAATTCGGAGTCAGTTTCACAACTTATGTCTCCAGCCTGAGAGTAGAACAAACAAAACAGCTGCTCATCAGGTCCGATCTCAGTATCACAGAAATCGCCTTCAAGGTTGGGTTCCAATCGATGTCCCAGTTCAACCGAACATTCAAGGACTTCGAACAGCAAACTCCGAGCACCTTTCGAAAGAGAACAAAAGGTAGCGGCCAGCGTCCCCGCTGGACATCTGTAGATTAA
- a CDS encoding transporter: protein MKLACLVCLLGSVAWAQSDPTRTDNENFEQTEVTSSDEGFSNAIRPITNPVYFDLPLPMSNIHPFFINQNMPGSISTTAGDLSLGGNFQVYAVQAEFALDETISLIAAKDGYIVFDPDSTLTSDSGFANLAAGAKWAFYYDPEDQLAVALKAIFEFPTGSRGVFQGGNYSAATPSISFIKIWDEIQVIGQVGAILPFNDSGSKEINTSWHASYNVKDFFFPLVELNTFHVVDTGNGSPRYPAQAGGAVPGIVTFEGGDLINFGASNSDQHDIVTLGFGFRVRPLDSLDVGFAFEIPLTQSNTNLMENRTTVDVVWRF, encoded by the coding sequence ATGAAATTGGCGTGTTTGGTTTGCCTGCTTGGTTCCGTGGCTTGGGCTCAAAGTGATCCGACAAGGACAGATAATGAAAATTTCGAGCAAACTGAAGTAACATCGAGCGATGAAGGTTTTAGCAATGCGATCAGGCCGATTACAAATCCGGTTTACTTTGATTTGCCCTTGCCGATGTCGAACATACATCCGTTCTTTATTAACCAGAACATGCCTGGTTCTATCAGCACCACGGCAGGTGATTTGTCATTAGGAGGCAATTTTCAGGTCTACGCAGTCCAGGCTGAATTTGCGTTGGATGAAACCATTTCGTTGATCGCAGCCAAGGACGGCTATATTGTATTTGATCCTGATAGCACACTGACGAGTGATTCCGGCTTTGCCAACTTGGCTGCTGGCGCCAAATGGGCTTTTTATTATGACCCGGAAGACCAACTGGCTGTTGCGCTGAAGGCAATATTTGAGTTTCCGACCGGTAGCCGTGGTGTCTTTCAGGGTGGGAACTATTCTGCTGCAACACCGTCGATTTCATTCATCAAGATTTGGGATGAAATTCAAGTCATCGGTCAGGTTGGCGCGATTCTGCCCTTTAACGACTCGGGCAGTAAGGAAATTAACACCAGCTGGCACGCCAGCTACAATGTGAAGGATTTCTTTTTCCCACTGGTTGAGTTGAATACATTCCACGTGGTTGATACTGGCAATGGCTCTCCGCGTTATCCTGCGCAGGCTGGTGGAGCAGTGCCAGGTATTGTTACGTTTGAGGGAGGCGATTTGATCAACTTTGGGGCATCGAATTCTGACCAGCATGACATTGTCACGCTTGGATTCGGTTTCCGAGTACGTCCTTTGGATTCACTTGATGTTGGCTTTGCCTTTGAGATCCCATTGACACAAAGTAACACAAATCTCATGGAGAACCGCACAACGGTTGACGTCGTCTGGAGGTTTTGA